A part of Ooceraea biroi isolate clonal line C1 chromosome 10, Obir_v5.4, whole genome shotgun sequence genomic DNA contains:
- the LOC105278442 gene encoding CCR4-NOT transcription complex subunit 1 isoform X3, with the protein MNLDSLSFTLSQISYLVANLSKKNFEDSCQELSGLVQLHGLEADRHLLRCLISYVDFSKGELADLSAKDYFQAKLLKQECNTLLSKPSFISNLCSAIDNPLHCQKSLNPSNPKFFANLKKTLGLTLVQEVAFAIALQHSEDSEIRALALEHTQKQLPELIKNYINSETSNKHQEGGLHDSLPQVLQLILCQVFHDTNPYKLPSEDKKDFLKNLRRDFPRELVPVVLAPFLYPGDWETPQFKIELNMAVSQMDGNSLVELIMELGYSFTSSVEECRTALAGLGAREISPTCAARVLSHMAHSCSNLDDAGGLQSFWGNSAAPQDSNKEKPSETTTPTTWNVEVFIQALKEIQSTLSWNDVIVKLDHADFIIKDRQGLSLLITGLKLGLQHQGYPPDMFPVELFYRHWDNVEGQFSLIQQILKCPDIFCFADYPYHSVTVDVLKAAPEGDSKEAQTWRSLNIVELLLHMAERGLYSPVQEIFKWPIQHCPDVLVLALLQINPPITILRQELLSTLMPIFLGNHPNSAVILHHAWHANNVKIKTIIMHAMAEWYIRGDHDQTRLSRILDVAQDLKALSALLNAQSFPFVIDLACLASRREYLKLEKWLTDKIRDHGEVFIAACVKFLQRRCPQVMGPGIKEDPTIPKASQLPQETLTTILACLQVCTGNVSQELSELIMTMVQNCSLMLSKNTMNRAPPPGVLRHRGLEPFNPATLGSQLFSSKQVDPLGNLSSSLASMGLGTGLGPPSSSAFNLPGALGPLVSAPGSPSRLMGPSPSPFPMLPLSSQLHSGPVGTQGPSVLPGGTTIGGLGRLGPPAGIEKARMPETSNLFPDMGQNVSKEVEDEANSYFQRIYNHPPHPTLSIDEVLDMLKKFQDSGSRREREVFNCMLRNLFEEYRFFPQYPEKELQITAQLFGGIIERGLVNSYMTLGLALRFVLDALKKPDGSKMYYFGITALDRFKSRLKDYQTYCEHVRTIPHFNEFPQHLIEYIDYGLQGQEPPSRPQGPVLPKTLAAMLAPVTTTFKTITTTTITTSTTQAKPSTTPTTSLTARPSMPSVANATNIDTLLVATDKEEKITTPPEALQDKTAFIFNNLSQLNLQQKCDEIREIVTEEYWPWMAQYLVMKRASIELNFHALYSNFLDCIKLPEVNKMVTRETFRNIKVLLRSDKGIANFSDRSLLKNLGHWLGMLTLGRNKPILQIDIDLKSLLVEAYHKGQQELLYVVPFVAKVLESCAKSRVFRPPNPWTMAIMNVLAELHQEPDLKLNLKFEIEVLCKNLSIDVGELKPVVYLKDPDKLRNLEYQLSHPNKKSETTNNQQQSQGPIEELVGSTTSGTINPQVAPPANTTPSLPAGPPEPRFNYMDISIGGIANIAQHITINNQLPLFQSHPHLKQFVRPAVERAIQEWIHPVVDRSIKIALTTSEQIVRKDFALDPEEVRIRTAARHMARNLTAGMAMITCRDQILASISTNLKQAFIAALITTTPQQKDLVEQAANVVAADNMELACAFVQKTAIEKAVPEMDKRLVNEMELRKMARQEGRRYCDPLAKYQAERMPEQIRLKVGGVTPQQMAVYEEFARNLPGFQPLSERDTQALFMPKPISETPVTTFTPNSAVAVATAQQVAAYTAAVNNDEVGAMLEKLAAEVEVLLAAIGPAAPPPQHAALHSLLESIILTRRSRDGGAAMALLKKTVEGLLDGPIISSGVIESENLIQRYRELHLRILKCLQDPRAYGMQWTNKHVTRCLTECREEFRYNFEAVDYLIRSHLISLPQYDVALAQAIEAGNTMATAFAMQLVQLYLIDERQATHVTETDLFHTIETLARMAHHRTPPEGILLFRLTSLVDSLRANHDSGVLVDRAPAGPTAHIHSGILQARDFDDPPGLMEKTEYLLREWVQMHHNPQHARDPTKAFSIFVHQMNIHGILKTDDLITRFFKLSTQMCVDLCYRSVTETAAAPSMLRAKCFHSLDAFVRLVALLVKHSGDATNTHTKINLLNKVLGIVAGVLLQDHEIRGIDFQQLPYHRIFIMLFLELCAPEPVLEAVNFQVLTAFCHTLHILRPAKASGFCYAWLELVSHRVFIGRMLAITPQQKCWGMYAQLLIDLFKYLAPYLRNAELAKPVTSLYKGTLRVLLVLLHDFPEFLCDYHYGFCDVIPPNCIQMRNLILSAFPRNMRLPDPFTPNLKVDMLQEIAHAPRVLTNFASTIQPLTFKKELDSYLKARAPVTFLSELRSNLQVSQEAGVRYNIQLMNALVLYVGTQAIAFIRSKGHAPNMSTIAHSAHMDIFQNLAVDLDTEGRYLFLNAIANQLRYPNSHTHYFSCTLLYLFAEANTEAIQEQITRVLLERLIVNRPHPWGLLITFIELIKNPTYKFWSHEFVHCAPEIEKLFESVARSCMVQKQVPTTETEIPE; encoded by the exons TTCTTTTATATCCAATCTGTGCTCTGCCATAGATAATCCGTTACATTGCCAAAAG TCGTTGAATCCTTCCAACCCAAAGTTTTTTGCGAATCTAAAAAAGACACTTGGCTTAACCTTGGTGCAGGAAGTTGCCTTCGCAATCGCATTACAGCATTCAGAGGATAGTGAAATACGTGCGTTAGCCTTGGAGCACACTCAGAAGCAATTACCCGAGCTGATAAAGAATTACATAAATTCTGAAACGAGCAACAAACATCAGGAGGGCGGTCTACACGATTCTTTGCCTCAGGTCCTCCAGTTGATACTTTGCCAGGTTTTTCACGACACCAATCCGTACAAGCTACCGAGCGAGGATAAAAAAGACTTTCTCAAGAACTTACGACGCGATTTTCCTCGTGAACTGGTGCCGGTGGTGTTAGCGCCATTCCTGTATCCGGGGGACTGGGAAACTCCGCAGTTCAAAATCGAGCTAAACATGGCTGTCAGTCAAATG GACGGTAACTCCTTGGTGGAGCTAATTATGGAATTAGGATACAGCTTTACTAGTAGCGTGGAAGAATGTCGGACGGCATTGGCAGGTTTGGGCGCGAGGGAGATCTCGCCGACCTGCGCTGCTCGTGTGTTGTCACACATGGCACATAGTTGTAGCAATCTCGACGATGCTGGAGGCTTACAGTCCTTTTGGGGCAATTCAGCTGCCCCACAGGACTCCAACAAAGAGAAACCGTCGGAGACTACCACCCCCACTACGTGGAACGTTGAAGTGTTCATTCAAGCTTTAAAAGAAATA CAGTCTACGTTATCGTGGAACGACGTTATTGTAAAGCTGGATCATGCGGATTTTATCATCAAGGATAGACAAGGTTTAAGTTTACTGATCACGGGTCTTAAGCTCGGTCTTCAGCATCAGGGATATCCCCCCGACATGTTCCCCGTCGAACTATTCTATCGGCACTGGGACAACGTAGAGGGCCAGTTTTCTTTAATTCAACAGATTTTGAAGTGTCCGGACATATTTTGCTTCGCCGATTACCCGTACCATTCTGTGACGGTTGACGTACTAAAAGCAGCCCCCGAGGGTGATAGCAAAGAGGCACAAACGTGGCGATCGCTCAACATCGTCGAGCTACTCTTGCACATGGCCGAGAGAGGCTTGTACAGTCCTGTACAGGAGATATTCAAGTGGCCCATTCAGCATTGTCCGGATGTACTCGTCTTGGCGTTACTGCAAATTAATCCACCTATCACGATACTGAGACAGGAATTGCTTAGTACACTGATGCCTATATTCCTAGGCAACCATCCTAATTCAGCTGTGATCCTACACCATGCGTGGCATGCCAACAATGTCAAGATAAAAACCATCATAATGCATGCTATGGCAGAGTGGTACATACGTGGCGATCACGATCAAACAAGATTATCGCGCATATTGGACGTCGCCCAAGATTTAAAGGCGTTATCCGCGTTACTAAATGCACAGTCCTTCCCATTCGTCATCGACCTTGCATGTTTAGCTTCTCGACGAGAATATCTGAAATTAGAGAAATGGCTGACAGACAAAATTCGCGATCACGGCGAAGTTTTCATTGCCGCTTGCGTGAAATTCTTGCAAAGGAGATGCCCCCAAGTCATGGGTCCCGGTATAAAAGAGGACCCAACGATCCCTAAGGCTAGTCAACTGCCGCAAGAAACGCTCACCACGATACTGGCTTGCTTGCAAGTTTGCACTGG AAATGTTTCTCAGGAACTATCGGAATTAATAATGACAATGGTACAGAATTGCAGCCTGATGTTGAGTAAGAACACTATGAATCGAGCACCACCACCAGGTGTACTGAGGCATCGAGGATTGGAGCCGTTTAATCCAGCAACTTTAGGCAGCCAA CTTTTCTCTTCGAAGCAAGTTGATCCCCTCGGCAATCTCAGTTCGAGCTTGGCTTCCATGGGTCTTGGTACAGGTCTTGGACCACCGAGTAGCTCTGCTTTTAACTTGCCCGGCGCTCTAGGACCTCTAGTGTCGGCACCCGGCTCTCCATCGCGACTCATGGGGCCTTCGCCAAGTCCGTTTCCGATGTTGCCGTTATCCTCGCAATTACACTCGGGTCCGGTTGGCACTCAAGGACCGTCTGTGCTTCCTGGTGGCACGACCATCGGTGGATTGGGACGTCTCGGACCGCCAGCTGGCATTGAGAAAGCGAGAATGCCGGAAACCTCCAATCTCTTCCCGGATATGGGGCAAAATGTGTCGAAAGAGGTCGAGGATGAAGCAAACAGTTACTTTCAACGTATATACAATCATCCGCCTCACCCAACCCTGTCGATCGACGAGGTGCTCGACATGCTGAAGAAGTTCCAGGACTCGGGCAgcagaagggagagagaagtcTTCAATTGTATGCTGCGAAATCTGTTTGAAGAATACAGGTTTTTCCCCCAGTACCCGGAAAAGGAACTACAGATAACAGCGCAATTATTCGGTGGGATTATCGAAAGAGGACTGGTCAACAGTTACATGACCCTCGGACTTGCATTAAGATTTGTGCTAGATGCGCTTAAGAAACCGGATGGTAGCAAAATGTACTACTTCGGCATAACAGCCTTGGATCGTTTCAAGAGTCGTCTAAAGGACTATCAAACGTACTGCGAACACGTCAGAACGATACCTCACTTCAATGAATTCCCACAGCATCTGATAGAGTACATAGATTACGGGTTGCAAGGACAGGAGCCACCATCGAGGCCGCAGGGTCCGGTTCTCCCGAAAACCTTGGCGGCGATGTTGGCCCCCGTCACAACAACGTTTAAAACTATAACGACGACCACTATCACGACGAGCACTACGCAGGCAAAACCGTCTACGACCCCAACCACATCTCTTACAGCCAGA CCGTCCATGCCGTCGGTCGCCAACGCGACTAACATCGACACGTTGCTCGTAGCGACGGACAAGGAGGAAAAGATAACGACACCACCGGAAGCTCTGCAGGACAAGACCGCTTTTATCTTCAACAATCTTAGCCAACTAAACCTGCAGCAGAAGTGCGACGAGATTCGTGAGATTGTCACGGAGGAATACTGGCCGTGGATGGCGCAATACCTAGTTATGAAACGTGCCAGCATAGAATTGAACTTTCATGCTCTGTACTCGAATTTCTTAGACTGCATCAAATTACCTGAAGTCAACAAAATGGTCACGAGAGAGACATTCCGAAATATTAAG GTTCTCCTGCGAAGTGATAAGGGAATAGCGAACTTTTCTGATCGGTCTCTCTTGAAAAATTTGGGTCACTGGCTTGGAATGTTAACGCTTGGTAGAAATAAACCTATTTTACAG ATAGACATAGATCTAAAAAGTTTACTCGTCGAAGCATATCATAAAGGGCAGCAAGAACTTCTTTACGTAGTACCATTTGTCGCGAAAGTGCTTGAGAGCTGTGCGAAAAGTCGTGTTTTTCGTCCACCCAATCCTTGGACCATGGCAATCATGAATGTCTTAGCAGAATTACATCAAGAACCTGACTTGAAGCTCAATTTGAAGTTCGAGATCGAAGTACTGTGCAAAAATCTAAGCATTGATGTTGGA GAACTGAAACCGGTTGTCTACCTGAAAGATCCCGACAAGTTGCGTAACCTGGAGTATCAGTTGTCGCATCCGAACAAAAAATCGGAGACCACGAATAATCAACAACAATCTCAAGGGCCTATAGAGGAACTGGTTGGCTCAACAACCAGCGGCACAATTAATCCCCAAGTCGCCCCTCCCGCAAATACGACACCTTCGTTGCCAGCCGGCCCGCCTGAGCCACGATTTAATTACATGGATATATCTATAGGAGGCATCGCCAATATAGCCCAACATATTACTATCAACAATCAA TTACCTCTCTTCCAATCGCACCCTCATCTGAAACAATTCGTTCGACCAGCAGTTGAGAGAGCAATTCAGGAATGGATTCATCCTGTTGTTGATAGGTCTATTAAAATCGCTCTCACCACCAGTGAGCAGATTGTAAGGAAAGATTTTGCATTAGACCCAGAAGAGGTGCGAATTAGGACAGCAGCGCGTCACATGGCGCGCAACCTAACCGCCGGCATGGCAATGATTACATGTCGCGATCAG ATTCTAGCATCGATCAGCACGAATTTGAAACAAGCGTTCATTGCCGCGCTAATCACTACGACGCCGCAGCAGAAGGATCTCGTCGAACAAGCTGCGAATGTCGTTGCCGCTGACAACATGGAACTGGCGTGTGCGTTTGTGCAAAAGACGGCTATCGAAAAAGCAGTGCCCGAAATGGATAAACGCCTAGTGAACGAAATGGAGCTACGAAAGATGGCTCGACAAGAAGGACGAAGATACTGTGATCCTCTCGCCAAGTATCAGGCTGAGAGAATGCCGGAGCAAATTAGACTGAAGGTGGGCGGCGTGACGCCCCAACAAATGGCAGTGTATGAAGAGTTCGCAAGAAACCTTCCAGGATTTCAACCGCTATCCGAACGTGACACACAGGCATTGTTCATGCCGAAACCTATTTCT GAGACTCCTGTCACTACGTTTACACCAAATTCAGCCGTGGCAGTTGCCACGGCGCAACAAGTGGCAGCTTACACAGCCGCGGTCAACAACGACGAAGTTGGGGCTATGCTGGAAAAACTCGCAGCAGAAGTGGAAGTTTTACTGGCTGCCATAGGGCCGGCAGCACCTCCGCCACAGCATGCTGCTCTTCACAGTCTGTTGGAATCGATCATTCTTACCAGAAGGTCGAGGGATGGTGGAGCCGCCATGGCGTTATTGAAGAAG acTGTCGAGGGTTTGTTGGATGGGCCTATTATTTCTAGCGGCGTCATTGAATCAGAAAACCTAATACAGCGCTACAGAGAATTGCATTTGCGTATCTTGAAGTGTCTTCAAGATCCACGCGCGTACGGCATGCAGTGGACCAATAAGCATGTGACTCGCTGCCTAACCGAATGCAGAGAGGAATTCCGATACAATTTCGAAGCCGTGGACTACCTCATAAG ATCTCACCTGATTAGTCTTCCACAATACGATGTAGCTCTGGCGCAAGCTATAGAGGCGGGAAACACTATGGCAACGGCGTTCGCCATGCAACTGGTTCAACTCTATCTCATCGACGAAAGACAGGCGACTCACGTCACCGAGACTGATCTATTCCACACGATTGAAACGTTAGCCCGAATGGCACATCACAGAACACCACCGGAAgg aatCTTGCTGTTCAGGCTGACAAGTCTGGTAGATTCCTTACGTGCCAATCACGATTCTGGCGTGCTAGTTGACAGAGCTCCTGCCGGACCGACGGCGCACATTCATTCCGGAATCCTGCAG GCTCGCGATTTTGATGATCCACCTGGCCTGATGGAGAAAACGGAATATCTGTTGAGGGAATGGGTGCAGATGCATCATAATCCGCAGCATGCTCGCGATCCTACAAAAGCCTTCAGTATTTTTGTACATCAGATGAATATCCATGGCATTTTGAAAACTGATGATCTGATCACAAGGTTCTTCAAGCTGAGCACTCAAATGTGCGTCGATCTGTGCTATCGTTCGGTTACCGAAACCGCGGCAGCACCTTCGATGCTACGGGCTAAGTGTTTTCATTCACTGGATGCGTTTGTTCGGCTTGTGGCGCTTTTGGTGAAACATTCAGGCGATGCTACCAATACTCACACAAAGATTAACCTCTTGAACAAGGTGCTTGGTATCGTGGCCGGTGTGCTGTTACAGGATCATGAAATTCGTGGCATCGATTTTCAGCAACTGCCATATCACCGTATCTTCATCATGCTTTTCTTGGAACTGTGTGCGCCCGAGCCGGTGCTGGAAGCCGTAAACTTCCAAGTGCTGACAGCATTTTGTCACACCCTGCACATCCTACGACCGGCGAAAGCGTCAGGCTTCTGCTACGCCTGGCTGGAACTGGTCTCTCACCGAGTCTTCATCGGACGTATGCTGGCTATCACGCCACAGCAGAAGTGTTGGGGAATGTATGCGCAACTTCTCATCGACCTATTCAAGTATCTCGCGCCTTACCTGCGTAACGCTGAACTTGCCAAACCCGTGACGAGCCTTTACAAGGGTACGCTGCGAGTGTTGTTGGTGTTGCTGCACGATTTCCCGGAATTCCTGTGCGACTATCATTATGGATTCTGTGACGTCATACCGCCCAATTGCATACAAATGAGAAATCTGATCCTAAGTGCGTTCCCGCGTAATATGCGGCTGCCGGATCCGTTCACGCCAAACCTGAAGGTCGACATGCTGCAGGAGATAGCACACGCGCCACGCGTACTCACCAATTTTGCGTCCACGATACAGCCGCTGACCTTTAAGAAGGAACTCGACTCTTACTTGAAAGCACGTGCCCCGGTTACCTTCTTGTCCGAGCTGCGCAGCAATCTACAGGTGTCGCAGGAGGCCGGGGTACGCTACAACATTCAGTTGATGAACGCTCTCGTGCTCTACGTGGGCACGCAAGCTATTGCGTTTATTCGCAGCAAGGGCCACGCGCCGAACATGTCCACCATCGCGCATTCCGCGCACATGGACATCTTCCAGAACCTGGCCGTCGATCTTGACACCGAGGGCCGTTATCTATTTCTGAACGCCATAGCAAATCAGTTGCGGTACCCGAACAGTCATACGCATTACTTCAGCTGCACGCTCCTTTACCTATTTGCTGAGGCGAACACGGAGGCGATACAGGAGCAGATCACCAGGGTTCTTCTCGAAAGACTGATCGTTAACCGACCGCATCCGTGGGGTCTCCTTATTACTTTCATCGAGCTGATCAAGAACCCGACGTATAAATTCTGGTCACATGAGTTTGTACACTGCGCACCCGAGATTGAGAA ATTGTTCGAATCCGTAGCTCGATCGTGTATGGTGCAAAAGCAGGTACCCACAACGGAGACGGAGATCCCGGAGTGA